A single genomic interval of Wolbachia endosymbiont of Diaphorina citri harbors:
- a CDS encoding HlyD family type I secretion periplasmic adaptor subunit, with translation MSKLKKLSAGLSLKGLIGSDDIDMQGAGNRKKKYQFLDKTFAWIDAMINFIFKRESNNINEVLKVTWGPLFFGLVVIFIFFGIGGIWSAIAPIDGAVHASGEVIVSSNRKIVQHLGGGIISKILVKEGQTVKKDEPLVLLSDVNEKANLSIIKEKLLSLLATEARLIAIRGDLDTLEFSDEVKKLSDDELVSKAINNQVKLFNSQRKSILGKTDILQQRIKQLNDELAGLNFQLNAAHKQYDLITEELETKRQLLDSGHISKPHILALEKQFADIEGRVGHYRSAISQVQQKIGENELEIINVKNDAQERANAELKEVNTSIADLKERLMVAEDSLARTIIKSPQDGIVTDIRYHTEGGVIQSGVPIMSIVPSDDDLIIDAKVLTRNIEEILSAKKKDSNIVSIDGLEGLKVKVRLSAYSARRLSLINGIVNHISPDALDDPRMGRYYSVRVVIPKSELAQFKNVYLYPGMPAEVYIVTQSRTLLSFLFTPIIATFDRSFIER, from the coding sequence ATGAGTAAGTTAAAAAAGCTTAGTGCTGGACTTTCTTTGAAAGGCCTGATTGGTAGTGATGATATAGATATGCAAGGGGCAGGAAATAGAAAGAAGAAATATCAATTTTTGGATAAGACGTTCGCATGGATTGATGCGATGATAAATTTTATTTTTAAACGTGAGAGTAATAACATAAATGAAGTCCTAAAAGTCACATGGGGACCACTATTTTTTGGTTTAGTGGTGATATTCATCTTTTTTGGAATAGGTGGTATTTGGTCGGCTATAGCTCCAATTGACGGAGCAGTGCATGCAAGTGGAGAAGTTATTGTCTCTTCAAATAGAAAAATAGTGCAACACTTGGGTGGGGGAATAATAAGCAAAATTTTAGTAAAAGAAGGTCAAACAGTTAAAAAAGATGAGCCTTTAGTTTTATTAAGTGATGTTAACGAAAAGGCAAATTTGAGTATAATTAAAGAAAAACTCTTATCACTTTTGGCAACAGAAGCAAGACTTATTGCAATCAGAGGAGATTTAGACACGCTAGAATTTTCTGACGAGGTTAAAAAATTGTCGGACGATGAACTTGTAAGTAAAGCGATAAATAATCAAGTAAAGTTATTCAACTCTCAGAGAAAGAGCATATTGGGAAAAACAGACATACTGCAACAACGTATAAAGCAGTTAAATGATGAATTAGCGGGGCTAAACTTTCAACTAAATGCAGCTCATAAGCAATATGACTTGATAACTGAGGAGTTAGAAACAAAAAGACAATTACTTGATAGTGGCCATATAAGCAAACCACACATTTTAGCTTTAGAAAAACAGTTTGCTGACATTGAGGGCAGAGTTGGGCATTATCGTTCTGCAATATCTCAAGTGCAGCAAAAAATTGGAGAAAATGAGTTAGAGATTATAAATGTGAAGAATGATGCTCAAGAAAGAGCAAATGCTGAGCTTAAGGAAGTTAATACATCTATTGCAGACTTAAAAGAGAGGCTGATGGTTGCTGAAGATTCGTTAGCACGTACAATAATTAAATCACCTCAAGATGGTATAGTTACAGATATAAGATACCACACTGAAGGTGGTGTTATACAATCTGGAGTTCCAATCATGAGTATAGTACCATCAGATGATGATCTAATAATAGATGCTAAAGTTCTAACCAGAAACATAGAAGAGATACTGTCAGCAAAAAAGAAAGATAGCAATATAGTCTCTATTGACGGACTAGAAGGGCTGAAAGTTAAAGTAAGGCTGAGCGCTTATAGTGCACGTCGCTTAAGTTTAATTAACGGTATAGTAAACCATATTTCTCCTGATGCTCTTGATGATCCAAGGATGGGGCGTTATTATTCAGTGCGAGTAGTGATACCAAAATCAGAACTTGCTCAGTTTAAAAACGTATACCTATATCCTGGTATGCCAGCAGAAGTATATATAGTTACTCAATCCCGCACTCTTTTATCGTTCTTGTTTACACCTATAATTGCAACATTCGATAGATCTTTCATAGAGAGATAA
- the ctaD gene encoding cytochrome c oxidase subunit I: MSDVPKGIRRWLFSTNHKDIGTLYIIFSILAGIIGGLLSVIIRTQLMHINILNNNYQLYNVMITGHAVIMVFFMIMPALMGGFGNWFVPLMIGAPDMAFPRMNNLSFWLLVSSFILLILSVFAGEGPGTGWTLYPPLSQIMSHPSAGVDLAILALHVAGMSSIVGAINFIVTIFNMRAKGMSLTKMPLFVWSVLLTSFMLIVALPVLAGAITMLLTDRNIGTSFFDPAGGGDPVLFQHLFWFFGHPEVYIIIFPAFGIISQVVSTFSHRPVFGYKGMVYAMIGIAAFGFMVWAHHMFTVGLSEDAAVFFSTTTIFIGVITGVKVFSWIATMWGGAIEFKTPMLFALGFIFMFVGGGITGIILSHGGIDKLLHDTYYVVAHFHYVMSLAALFGAFAGFYYWIGKMSGKQYNECLGKVHFWLTFISTNVTFLPQHFLGLAGMPRRIPDYPDAFIPWNYISSIGSYMSFVSVMFFIFIVIHLFKWGKKTGDNPWEGDTLEWTVSSPPPFHTFEKPPVIK; encoded by the coding sequence ATGAGTGATGTACCAAAAGGTATAAGACGTTGGCTGTTTTCTACTAATCACAAAGATATAGGGACACTATACATTATTTTTTCCATATTAGCTGGAATTATTGGTGGATTATTATCGGTAATTATTCGTACTCAGCTAATGCACATTAATATACTTAACAATAATTACCAGCTATATAACGTAATGATTACAGGGCATGCGGTAATAATGGTGTTTTTTATGATAATGCCAGCCTTAATGGGAGGATTTGGTAATTGGTTCGTACCTCTCATGATTGGTGCACCAGATATGGCATTTCCTCGTATGAATAATTTAAGTTTTTGGTTGTTAGTGTCATCTTTTATTCTGCTTATTCTCTCGGTGTTTGCTGGCGAAGGTCCTGGGACAGGATGGACTTTATACCCACCTCTATCGCAAATCATGTCTCACCCAAGTGCAGGAGTTGATCTTGCTATACTTGCACTTCATGTTGCTGGTATGTCATCAATTGTTGGGGCGATCAACTTTATAGTCACTATATTCAATATGCGTGCAAAAGGCATGTCACTCACTAAAATGCCACTATTTGTTTGGTCTGTTTTACTAACGTCATTTATGTTAATTGTTGCCTTACCGGTACTTGCTGGTGCTATAACTATGCTGCTAACTGATCGCAATATTGGTACTTCCTTTTTTGATCCTGCTGGTGGCGGTGATCCTGTGTTATTTCAACACCTGTTTTGGTTTTTTGGTCATCCAGAAGTTTACATAATTATTTTTCCTGCATTTGGCATCATAAGCCAAGTCGTATCAACTTTTTCCCATAGGCCAGTATTTGGCTATAAAGGGATGGTTTATGCTATGATAGGTATAGCAGCATTTGGCTTTATGGTTTGGGCTCATCATATGTTTACTGTTGGGCTTAGCGAAGATGCTGCTGTATTTTTTAGCACTACAACAATTTTTATTGGCGTTATAACTGGTGTAAAAGTCTTTAGTTGGATTGCAACTATGTGGGGTGGGGCGATTGAATTTAAAACTCCCATGCTATTTGCACTAGGTTTTATTTTCATGTTTGTTGGTGGAGGTATAACGGGAATAATTCTTTCTCACGGTGGAATAGATAAACTTTTGCACGATACCTATTATGTCGTTGCTCACTTTCACTATGTCATGTCGCTTGCCGCATTATTTGGAGCCTTCGCTGGTTTTTATTATTGGATAGGCAAAATGTCAGGTAAGCAATATAACGAGTGTTTAGGAAAGGTACACTTTTGGCTCACTTTTATTAGCACTAATGTTACTTTCTTACCTCAGCATTTCCTAGGATTAGCCGGCATGCCAAGGCGTATACCTGATTATCCCGATGCGTTTATCCCTTGGAATTATATATCCTCAATTGGTTCATATATGTCCTTTGTTTCAGTTATGTTTTTTATATTTATAGTTATACATCTCTTCAAATGGGGCAAAAAAACTGGAGATAATCCTTGGGAAGGTGACACTTTAGAATGGACGGTATCTTCACCACCGCCTTTTCATACTTTTGAAAAACCACCAGTGATAAAATAG
- the hemJ gene encoding protoporphyrinogen oxidase HemJ has product MDYYHWLEAFHVISVIMWVAGMLYLPRLYVYHASVKPGSENDSLLQIMEKRLLRYIINPAMLFSLSFGIMLMIIREAYREGWFHVKALALFLMFAIHGLLAKHRKNFAVGLNKKTHVYFRVLNETVTALIIIIVIMVIVKPF; this is encoded by the coding sequence ATGGACTACTATCACTGGCTTGAAGCTTTTCACGTTATCTCTGTAATTATGTGGGTGGCAGGTATGCTCTATTTGCCAAGGCTTTATGTTTACCATGCATCTGTAAAACCAGGGTCAGAAAATGACAGCTTACTTCAAATAATGGAGAAGAGACTCCTTAGATATATCATAAACCCTGCAATGCTTTTCTCCCTTAGTTTTGGAATTATGCTAATGATTATTAGGGAAGCATACCGCGAAGGGTGGTTTCATGTAAAAGCGCTAGCATTATTCTTAATGTTTGCTATTCATGGTCTACTTGCAAAACATAGGAAAAATTTTGCAGTGGGCTTGAATAAGAAAACTCACGTTTATTTTCGTGTTTTAAACGAAACAGTAACAGCGTTAATAATAATTATAGTTATTATGGTTATTGTAAAACCTTTTTGA
- the rnhA gene encoding ribonuclease HI, translating into MNKKEVTIYTDGACLGSPGLGGWAAIILFQNHRKNIFGREENTTNNKMELKAVINGLKALKFPCNVNLYTDSLYVKYGMTEWINKWKMNGWKTSNKKSVKNIELWKELDNVALQHEINWKWVKAHNGNKYNEEADSLARKAIIDA; encoded by the coding sequence ATGAATAAAAAGGAAGTGACAATATACACAGATGGAGCATGCCTTGGTAGCCCTGGTTTAGGAGGGTGGGCAGCGATCATATTATTTCAAAATCATAGAAAGAATATTTTTGGTAGAGAAGAAAATACTACAAATAATAAAATGGAGTTAAAAGCAGTGATCAATGGGCTGAAAGCACTAAAATTTCCTTGTAATGTCAATTTATATACGGATAGTCTTTATGTTAAGTATGGTATGACAGAATGGATAAATAAGTGGAAAATGAATGGTTGGAAGACAAGTAATAAGAAGTCAGTAAAAAATATAGAATTATGGAAGGAATTGGATAATGTTGCTTTGCAACACGAAATTAATTGGAAGTGGGTAAAAGCGCATAATGGTAATAAATACAATGAGGAAGCTGACAGTTTAGCAAGAAAAGCAATAATCGATGCTTAA
- a CDS encoding heme o synthase: MYTSVLLNIESTILDFWHLLKPRIMYLVVFTAVAGMVTAPGSIHPFLALISLICIALGSGSAGAINMWYDRDIDLLMKRTKNRPIPSGKVSAESALEFGITLGILSVFIMAIAVNYVSAALLAISILFYVFVYTIWLKRRTPQNIVIGGAAGAFPPMIGWAVVTDSVSWESCILFLVIFMWTPPHFWALSLNKSEDYAKASIPMFNIVYGPEKTRKYILIYSVLLVLTSLLPALFLKKALFYMSMAIIEGCVFIWFAVSVIRLKSHSSQKKMFSYSISYLFSLFASIIFCSIDLF; encoded by the coding sequence ATGTACACAAGTGTTTTGCTAAATATTGAATCAACAATACTGGATTTTTGGCATTTGCTAAAGCCAAGGATAATGTATCTTGTGGTATTTACTGCAGTTGCTGGTATGGTTACTGCACCAGGTAGCATTCATCCTTTCCTTGCACTAATATCTCTTATATGCATTGCTCTTGGCTCAGGATCTGCAGGTGCAATAAATATGTGGTATGACAGAGATATAGACTTGCTTATGAAGAGAACAAAAAACCGCCCTATACCTTCAGGTAAAGTTTCTGCAGAAAGCGCGCTTGAGTTTGGTATAACTCTTGGAATATTGTCAGTATTTATCATGGCAATAGCAGTGAACTATGTTTCTGCTGCTTTGCTTGCAATTAGCATATTATTTTATGTTTTTGTGTATACAATTTGGCTCAAAAGGCGTACTCCGCAGAATATTGTTATCGGCGGTGCAGCAGGTGCTTTTCCTCCAATGATTGGCTGGGCGGTTGTAACTGACTCTGTAAGCTGGGAAAGTTGTATTTTATTTTTAGTAATTTTTATGTGGACTCCGCCACACTTTTGGGCCCTATCTTTAAATAAGTCTGAAGACTATGCAAAGGCATCGATTCCAATGTTCAATATTGTTTATGGTCCGGAAAAAACAAGAAAATATATATTAATTTATAGTGTCTTGCTGGTGCTAACTAGCTTGCTTCCAGCACTATTTTTGAAAAAGGCTCTATTTTACATGAGTATGGCAATTATTGAAGGTTGTGTTTTTATTTGGTTTGCCGTATCCGTTATAAGGCTTAAGAGTCATAGCTCACAAAAAAAAATGTTTTCTTACTCAATTTCTTATCTATTTTCTCTGTTTGCTAGTATTATTTTTTGTTCTATTGACTTGTTTTGA
- a CDS encoding AsmA-like C-terminal domain-containing protein has product MLKKITISFFIILLFIFCFFIFFKGEGPLEINISYINFYIKKKISKIFANSDVSMESTSVILHKDGKLVITDLKITNPDFTIEVPELFVHFKLSSKKFSQILADNVHIYIKKEETKGITTSVMTDKMSSTKNLLKAIRKFFFYFNVDSRVEITNIAINKNTEGEFFIDKVSAGKGEDFNVLDIRVHTKEGKGFLDDDLSITIKNRNNLLNLYGTFYNLKLGLFNEFSTLVKSYNFDKEIGFKGNFSIRINGKDEVVDGNIYILNTENHSDKNLALTNVNVNLTYSDETISVKNFHFKLNGMYLSLIGKMNFSTSHALLRVNISKLVAKDLCTYVPDGIVNDQFRKWYCGNIDGNIINTIISFNGKIDSLINDDLSGIVIVADIENGSVQFDEDFEQVKELSGDLTFKNNNLKITVNSAKFQNFTIDSGDIEMNSLNKEDSVLTINGQAVSDAYGLYEPIKFKLDDVMKVERDKVGGIAKSVFNFRIFNLNSSDKKVDFLAKFHSEIDNLVTYNESLGKYDIKLDFGSDFIDLNGSGMVNNTQLLFDLKSSNKNESFAWNLIGDLPAQILNFDSGYINVNIESVVNQDKTGYINGSIDLSELELRSSYLGWKNRFEDHNKVLFSVKLKGVSELLIDKLDIMGNDLDIKFSGRVENGNLYLNSSNFKLPDNNFSIEIESGKEKNAITIHGEKINLSDVLGLLGKDSNRLNNKIEVTMNVDNIIMKEGITIKDAKLNVTCAKGDCSGSQFKGKFSEDNSSILAEYSEIGLEVYADNSGMLLRSLGIGKSVKNGKLSLYLSPKRENGEHYGMLSISNFYIKDAPLLTTLLSMSSLPGIVNAIRNEGVHFYKCNAPFSYKDGTVEIEESWLEGAELGISTSGTLDIKGYKFQVEGQVIPAYSINKSLLKIPIIGKLLTGGKSRGIISIDYKANGDDKNNNVSVNPISSLTPSLFKRLLGVFDRIMTKNNKNILKGSVEKKFSSI; this is encoded by the coding sequence ATGCTTAAAAAAATCACTATATCATTTTTTATAATTTTATTATTTATATTCTGCTTCTTTATCTTTTTTAAAGGTGAGGGACCTCTAGAAATCAATATTAGTTATATTAATTTCTATATAAAGAAAAAAATATCAAAGATATTTGCCAATTCGGATGTCAGCATGGAGAGTACCTCGGTTATTTTGCATAAAGATGGCAAGCTAGTCATTACAGATTTAAAAATAACAAATCCTGATTTTACCATAGAAGTCCCTGAGCTTTTCGTACACTTTAAGTTAAGTTCCAAAAAGTTCTCTCAGATTTTAGCTGATAATGTACACATATATATAAAGAAAGAGGAGACCAAAGGGATAACAACATCTGTAATGACAGACAAGATGAGTAGTACAAAAAATCTTCTAAAGGCAATAAGAAAGTTTTTTTTCTACTTCAATGTAGACTCAAGGGTTGAAATTACTAACATTGCTATCAATAAAAACACGGAAGGTGAATTTTTCATTGATAAAGTATCTGCAGGGAAGGGGGAAGATTTCAATGTTTTGGATATTCGTGTCCATACAAAAGAAGGTAAAGGGTTTCTAGATGATGATTTATCCATTACGATAAAAAACCGCAATAATTTACTAAATTTGTATGGAACATTCTATAATCTAAAGTTGGGCCTATTTAACGAGTTTTCCACACTAGTTAAAAGTTACAATTTTGACAAAGAAATAGGATTCAAAGGAAACTTTTCAATTAGAATTAATGGAAAGGATGAAGTTGTGGACGGAAACATATACATATTAAATACAGAGAATCATTCGGACAAAAACTTAGCCTTAACTAATGTAAATGTAAATTTGACATATAGTGATGAAACCATCAGCGTAAAAAACTTTCATTTTAAGTTAAATGGTATGTACCTTTCTTTGATTGGTAAAATGAACTTTAGTACAAGTCATGCTTTGCTTAGAGTTAACATTAGTAAACTTGTTGCAAAGGATTTATGTACTTATGTACCAGATGGTATAGTAAACGATCAATTTAGAAAGTGGTATTGCGGTAATATTGATGGAAATATCATAAATACAATTATAAGTTTTAACGGTAAAATTGATAGCTTAATAAATGATGATCTATCAGGTATTGTAATTGTTGCTGATATAGAAAATGGTAGCGTTCAATTTGATGAGGATTTTGAACAAGTAAAAGAATTAAGCGGTGATCTCACTTTCAAGAATAACAATCTAAAAATTACTGTAAATAGCGCTAAGTTCCAGAATTTCACTATCGATAGTGGTGATATTGAAATGAACTCTCTCAATAAAGAAGATTCTGTTCTCACAATTAATGGTCAGGCTGTAAGTGATGCCTATGGGTTATATGAGCCTATAAAATTCAAGTTGGATGATGTGATGAAAGTTGAAAGAGATAAAGTAGGTGGAATAGCAAAATCTGTATTTAATTTTCGCATCTTTAATCTAAACTCTAGTGACAAAAAGGTAGATTTTTTAGCTAAATTTCATTCTGAAATTGACAATTTGGTCACTTATAATGAAAGTCTTGGTAAATATGATATTAAGCTCGATTTTGGTAGTGACTTTATAGATTTAAATGGTAGCGGCATGGTGAATAACACACAGCTATTATTTGACCTGAAAAGTAGCAACAAAAATGAAAGTTTCGCCTGGAATTTAATCGGAGATTTACCTGCTCAAATACTTAATTTCGATAGTGGCTACATCAATGTAAATATAGAATCAGTGGTAAATCAAGATAAAACGGGATATATTAATGGTAGTATAGATTTATCAGAGCTTGAATTACGTTCAAGTTATTTAGGGTGGAAAAATCGCTTTGAAGATCACAATAAAGTTTTGTTCTCTGTAAAGTTAAAAGGAGTAAGTGAGTTATTAATAGACAAACTAGACATTATGGGAAACGACTTAGATATAAAGTTCAGCGGAAGAGTAGAAAATGGAAATTTATATTTAAATTCTAGCAACTTTAAATTACCTGATAATAATTTTAGTATAGAAATTGAATCAGGTAAGGAGAAAAATGCCATAACTATTCACGGTGAGAAAATCAACTTAAGTGATGTGTTAGGTTTACTTGGCAAAGATAGTAATCGATTAAATAACAAAATAGAAGTTACTATGAATGTTGATAATATAATTATGAAAGAAGGCATTACCATAAAAGATGCCAAGCTGAACGTAACTTGCGCTAAAGGTGATTGCAGTGGAAGTCAATTTAAAGGAAAGTTTTCAGAGGATAATAGTAGTATATTAGCAGAATACAGTGAAATAGGGCTAGAAGTATATGCGGATAATTCAGGTATGCTTTTGCGTTCTTTAGGCATTGGTAAATCAGTTAAAAATGGCAAATTATCTCTTTATCTATCTCCTAAGAGAGAAAATGGAGAACATTATGGTATGTTATCTATCAGCAATTTCTATATCAAAGATGCTCCACTGCTTACCACTTTATTATCAATGTCTTCACTGCCTGGTATTGTAAATGCTATAAGGAACGAAGGTGTACATTTTTATAAGTGTAATGCACCTTTTTCATATAAAGATGGCACTGTTGAAATTGAAGAATCTTGGCTTGAAGGAGCGGAACTAGGCATTAGCACTAGTGGTACGCTCGATATTAAGGGTTATAAATTCCAGGTTGAAGGACAAGTAATACCGGCATACTCAATTAACAAATCTTTGTTGAAAATCCCTATAATCGGAAAACTTCTGACTGGTGGGAAGAGTAGGGGGATTATTTCAATAGACTACAAAGCAAATGGTGATGATAAAAACAATAACGTATCTGTTAATCCTATCTCTTCTCTCACTCCAAGCTTATTTAAGAGGTTATTAGGAGTATTTGATCGTATTATGACAAAAAATAATAAAAACATTTTAAAAGGTAGTGTAGAGAAGAAATTTAGCTCAATATGA
- the pdhA gene encoding pyruvate dehydrogenase (acetyl-transferring) E1 component subunit alpha, producing the protein MKAENFTKEQVIGFYRKMLLIRRFEEKAGQLYGMGLIGGFCHLSIGQEAVAVGTQAASKSGDAFITSYRDHGLMLACNSDPNIVMAELTGKKTGCSKGKGGSMHIFDVEKNFFGGHGIVGAQVPIGTGIAFANKYKKKDNVVFTYFGDGATNQGQVYESFNMASLWKLPVVYIIENNGYAMGTSVQRSTLVTELYKRGESFGISGKQVDGMDFFSVYELTSEIAEHVRGGKGPLLLEMKTYRYRGHSMSDPATYRSKEEVEDMKQNHDPISTLKQYITDNKIASDEECKAIDKEIRDLVKKSEDFAKNSKEPDIDELYTDVYKFVS; encoded by the coding sequence ATGAAAGCAGAAAATTTCACTAAAGAACAGGTGATTGGATTCTACAGAAAAATGCTTCTCATACGCAGATTTGAGGAAAAAGCAGGACAATTATACGGAATGGGATTAATAGGCGGATTCTGTCACTTATCAATAGGGCAAGAAGCAGTTGCAGTTGGGACTCAAGCTGCATCAAAATCTGGTGATGCTTTTATCACAAGCTATAGAGACCATGGCTTAATGCTTGCATGTAATTCTGATCCGAATATTGTGATGGCAGAACTAACCGGCAAAAAAACAGGGTGTTCAAAAGGAAAAGGTGGCTCCATGCACATATTTGATGTTGAAAAAAATTTCTTTGGTGGACATGGAATAGTAGGTGCACAAGTCCCAATTGGTACAGGAATAGCATTTGCTAATAAATACAAGAAAAAAGACAACGTTGTATTCACATATTTTGGTGACGGTGCTACAAATCAAGGACAAGTATATGAATCATTTAATATGGCATCTTTGTGGAAGTTACCTGTGGTTTATATCATAGAAAATAACGGATACGCAATGGGAACTTCTGTGCAAAGATCAACTTTAGTAACTGAACTATATAAAAGAGGAGAGAGTTTTGGTATTTCTGGAAAACAAGTTGATGGAATGGATTTTTTCTCTGTCTATGAGTTAACAAGTGAAATAGCTGAGCACGTACGTGGGGGAAAAGGACCTCTCTTGCTTGAAATGAAGACATATCGATATCGTGGCCATTCAATGTCAGATCCTGCTACTTATCGCTCAAAAGAAGAAGTTGAAGATATGAAGCAAAATCATGATCCTATAAGCACCCTAAAGCAGTATATAACAGACAATAAAATCGCTTCTGATGAAGAATGCAAAGCTATTGATAAGGAAATACGAGATTTAGTAAAAAAGTCAGAAGATTTTGCTAAAAATAGTAAAGAGCCAGACATTGATGAACTATATACTGATGTTTATAAATTTGTTAGCTAA
- the coxB gene encoding cytochrome c oxidase subunit II, producing the protein MVKLFALLIMFYSNISIASAPTSWQFGFPAPATEIMEVVVKSHSFVMSVMIAIMLFVWALLAYIVFRFRKGKVKNVSKITHNIFLEIIWFVIPTIIVGILAFKNAELIKLQEKVPKADITLKVIGHQWYWSYQYPEYQGISFDSYIKGKEDFSEGDLKLFSVDNNVILPINTNIRLQVTAGDVIHSWGVPAFGIKVDAIPGRLNEAWFNVTKPGIYYGQCYELCGQGHGFMPIVVEAVSKEDFNKWIEDKKLVS; encoded by the coding sequence ATGGTGAAGTTATTTGCATTATTGATAATGTTTTACTCAAACATATCAATTGCTTCTGCTCCTACTTCTTGGCAATTTGGATTTCCTGCACCTGCAACTGAGATAATGGAGGTTGTAGTTAAGTCACATTCGTTTGTGATGAGTGTAATGATTGCAATTATGCTTTTTGTATGGGCCCTGCTTGCTTATATAGTATTTCGCTTTCGTAAGGGCAAAGTGAAAAATGTCAGTAAAATAACTCATAATATCTTTTTAGAAATTATCTGGTTTGTTATACCAACGATTATTGTTGGAATATTGGCTTTTAAAAATGCTGAATTAATCAAACTACAGGAGAAAGTGCCAAAAGCTGACATAACACTAAAAGTTATTGGTCATCAATGGTATTGGAGTTACCAGTACCCAGAATATCAAGGTATTTCATTTGACAGCTATATAAAAGGAAAAGAAGACTTTAGCGAAGGAGATTTAAAACTATTCTCTGTTGATAATAACGTTATTTTACCTATCAATACTAATATTCGTTTACAAGTGACAGCAGGAGATGTAATACACAGCTGGGGAGTACCTGCTTTTGGTATAAAAGTTGATGCAATACCAGGTAGACTAAATGAAGCATGGTTTAACGTTACAAAGCCCGGTATTTATTATGGGCAATGTTATGAACTCTGTGGTCAAGGTCATGGATTTATGCCAATTGTTGTTGAAGCAGTGAGTAAAGAAGATTTTAATAAGTGGATTGAAGATAAAAAATTAGTAAGTTAA